ATATCTTATTTTATGTTTAAGAGTTTCTCACTACAAGTTCTACATCTAAAACTTTCCTCGTTGATGAGTTGTCTCTTTGCTTACTTTTTATTCTTTTATACAACATTTGAAATGCCTCATATCCCATTTCAAACTTTTTAACTTTTACCGTTGTCAACTCTGGCTCAATTAACCTTGAAAAGGCTATATCGTCGTAACCTACTACTGAAACATTTTGTGAAATCTTTAGATTATTTTCTTTCAAAGCTTTAATTGCCCCATAAGCTATTAGATCGTTGTAGCAAAATATTCCGTCGAATTCTTCTTTTTTTCTGATCATTTCCATCGTTTTATCGTACCCCGCTTTAACGTGGTATCCTTCATGTATCCCTTCACATATCTTGATATCATTTTCTGAAAACGCTAACCCTTTCTCTTTTAAAGCCTTTTTATAGCCTTGTAACCTTCCATATGAAGCAGAGTTATATAATTGATCGGTGATCATTTTTATCTTTTTACACCCTTTTTCAATAAGGTATTTGGTTGCAAGATATCCCCCTTTTTCTTCGTCACTGAATATCTCATCCACATTCCAACCGTCTATTTCTCTACCTACAAGTACTATAGGGAAGTGCTCTTTTATCAGTTCCTGTATATCTTCATAACTTTTTTGCATTGGAAAAAGGAGAATACCGTCAACTCTCCTTTCTAAGAGAGTTTTTAAAAATTTTTCTTCATTTTCGTATAAACCTTCAGAGTTCATAATAATTATTTGATAATTATTCTCTCGTGCTGCTTTATCAATACCTTTGAATACCTCAGAGAAGAAAGGGTTGGAGCTATCGGACATGATCACTCCAATTGTATGAGTTACATTAGACTTGAGCATAGTAGCGTATACGTTTTTAACATAACCTAATTCTTGGGCAATTTTTTCGATCTTTTCTTTTGTTTGAGGGTTTATATCTGGTTTATCGTTTAAAGCCCTTGATACAGTGTTGACAGAAACCCCTGCTTTTTCAGCGATATCTT
This DNA window, taken from Petrotoga miotherma DSM 10691, encodes the following:
- a CDS encoding LacI family DNA-binding transcriptional regulator, giving the protein MIPLTLTLKEVIKISRSSFVTIKDIAEKAGVSVNTVSRALNDKPDINPQTKEKIEKIAQELGYVKNVYATMLKSNVTHTIGVIMSDSSNPFFSEVFKGIDKAARENNYQIIIMNSEGLYENEEKFLKTLLERRVDGILLFPMQKSYEDIQELIKEHFPIVLVGREIDGWNVDEIFSDEEKGGYLATKYLIEKGCKKIKMITDQLYNSASYGRLQGYKKALKEKGLAFSENDIKICEGIHEGYHVKAGYDKTMEMIRKKEEFDGIFCYNDLIAYGAIKALKENNLKISQNVSVVGYDDIAFSRLIEPELTTVKVKKFEMGYEAFQMLYKRIKSKQRDNSSTRKVLDVELVVRNS